A DNA window from Pseudomonadota bacterium contains the following coding sequences:
- a CDS encoding PEP-CTERM sorting domain-containing protein, producing the protein MKIKIFIVRVLIILFWFIIAGTGSAFADFISINNSSFEIHDPYTKAISIDNLNQNIYTEVYAPYFVPPGSREWIDSIVGWDFTGNAGTAKFEDSYYPSGIPDGMNVAFSNGGTIFQTLTATLSPNTTYELTAYVGYSSNPNACPGYSIELLAGGNVIASDNNSLYPAGLFMPSSITYTASLTDPNLGKSLQIMLISNGVQTNFDNVSLKATPVPEPATLFLFGTGLTGLFCYRKKLKN; encoded by the coding sequence ATGAAGATAAAGATATTCATCGTAAGAGTTTTAATAATTTTATTTTGGTTCATAATAGCCGGTACAGGGTCAGCATTTGCAGATTTCATTTCTATTAATAATTCATCTTTTGAAATCCATGATCCTTACACTAAAGCAATATCAATAGATAATCTAAACCAAAATATATATACTGAAGTTTACGCCCCTTATTTTGTACCACCGGGAAGCAGAGAGTGGATTGATTCTATAGTTGGCTGGGATTTCACTGGGAACGCTGGAACAGCAAAATTTGAAGACTCATATTACCCTTCAGGGATTCCCGATGGAATGAATGTAGCCTTTAGTAACGGAGGAACAATATTTCAGACTTTAACAGCGACACTATCTCCAAATACTACCTATGAATTAACGGCATACGTTGGGTATAGTTCTAACCCTAATGCATGTCCCGGTTATAGCATTGAGTTACTCGCTGGGGGAAATGTTATCGCAAGTGATAATAACTCATTGTATCCGGCTGGCCTCTTCATGCCGTCATCAATAACATACACTGCCTCTTTAACCGACCCAAACTTAGGCAAATCTCTGCAAATAATGCTGATAAGTAATGGTGTACAAACCAATTTTGATAATGTAAGCCTCAAGGCTACTCCCGTTCCCGAACCTGCCACGCTGTTCCTTTTTGGCACCGGACTTACTGGACTTTTTTGTTATAGGAAGAAATTAAAAAATTAA